A segment of the Zonotrichia albicollis isolate bZonAlb1 chromosome Z, bZonAlb1.hap1, whole genome shotgun sequence genome:
AGGATATTTTGAAGTTAGCTCAGAAATAATGGAGATTAAGTCTTTTATGTGACAAGAAAGGAAAGCCACAGTGACTTACCTGTTTggtctttttccttttcagtttttttatTTGCTCCTTTCTTCCCCTGTTCTTTGGTTTTATTAgcttcttcatgctgcttttGCTCAGCAAGTGATTTATTCAGTACTTGGGAAAGAACAGAATCTCCTTCCCCAACCAGAAACATGGTCTTGAACTTATTATATAGCATTGTAGATTTCTCCATGATAACTTGGCTAATTTTAAATTTCCGTATCTGAAATCAAAGTAATAAAACAGGCTCCACTTAGGTCCTTAAATATCTGTGTAATTTCATTACATGCTAGCTTAAATTAATTTAACCTACAATGAGATCATAGGCTTTTGCACTTGAAGTGTCACAGAACTGCCAGATTGAGAGGGATCTCAAAAGATCTTCTGGTCCTACAGTTCACAAGAAAGGGACCACATTATCAAGGACCCTTGATCCCATCACAATTTGAAAACCTGTAGAGATGGAACTCCACCACATCCCTGAGGAGGCTGTTACAGTAAAACAACTGttcttactgaaaaaaaaaaccccaactttttTAGCATCAGAATAAAACCTTTCCCAGTGCAACTTGTACCCATTGCCCTACAATGGGTGAAGACAAAAGCCTCGACCATGTCTTTTGCAGCAGCCCTTTAAACTACATGTCTACATCATTCTTGATCTGTAGGGATCCAGACTGGACAGAGTGCTCCAATAGTAAACAAAGCTGGTATCAATTTAGGAAAACATATACTCTACATTAACTAACACTGAAAATCTCACCTTCTTGAGAGTTAAGATCATCTCTGTATGTTTCTGAGCTTGTTGCATTGTGACTTGAAGGGATGCAAGCTCATCAAGAGCCTCAATGCACCTGTTCACATCCTGTATATAAACAAAGAATTAGTCTGAAGACTTACATATTGGTAATCTTTAATTAGCCATACTAATCTAACTTCTGCATTCAATGACATCCTTCCATAATTAATTCTTCCTGAATTTGACTATGTACCTAATTTTAGAACAATTTATATAGTCAAACTCGCCAACAAAAATTTAACACTAGTTGTCTCTTAGCTCCTCCCATAAAAGGCAGATTATATTTAATTAAGTTGTAACATTTAGCAAGAATTTTAAGCTTTCAACATACATAAAAAGTAAGCTTTATGCTGCTTTCATGATTTGAGAACTTCTATGCTCAAAGCTGTTCACCATAGTCAGGCTTTACCATGCACAATTTTTCACAAGTGATTAACcactgagaagacaggaaggcaCTGTAGTTAACACAAAGAACTGTTCTTATATACTCCCTGCCACCCAATATGCTTTGCCCTCTTTTTAAGTTTTCACAGATGCACCACCATCCAGTGTGAGTGGCTCAGCCATGCCCTGCAGTGGTTCCtccactggagcaggctggaaCTGATCAAGTCTAGCAGAAGGCAGTCCCCCACCACCTCAGTACCAGAACCTTGCTTCCAACACCCAGAACAACTCTGTGTTTCCCTAGCTGGAACAGCTTCCTGCTCCTCATGCCATACTTCTTCACTCatgcttattttcttttctctttattttctccagactgaacactCCCAGCTCTCTTGGCTTCCTCTTTTTCAACACATGCTTCAAGCCACTAATCCATCTTTGTGGCCCTTTACTGGGCACCCTACAGTAGGTCCATGTCTCTATTTTTCTAGGGAGCTTAAAATACAGTCCAGTATCTCATCAGTGCCAAGCAGAGCACAACCACCACACTCCTTCCATGTTCTGGCAACTCTCTCTAATGCAGCCCAGAAAACTATTAGCCACTTTGAACTGCAGAACTGTGATGGTGGCTCATGCTAAGCTTGGTGTCTACCAAGACCCCCAGGTCATTTTCTGACAAACTGCTATTCAGCCACTCAGTCTCCAGCCCATGCTGGAGGCACAGGGTTGTCATTTCACAGGTGCACTACTGGAATTGAAGTTGATGAAGTTCCTGTTGACCCATTTCTCCAGCCTGTTCAAGTCTCTCTGGATGGTAACCCTCCCATCAAACCTTTCATTACAGTTTTCTATGATTTGCAAACTTGCTATAGGTGTGGTTTGTGTCATCATCCCAGTCTTTAATGACATGTTTTAATAGTACTGACTAGTGACTGGCCTGTAGCTGGACCCTGCCACCAATTAGTTTTTTTGTGTCCTGCTGGTCAGCCAGTTTTCAGTCCACCTTTTCATCCACCTTTTTAGTTCAGACCTCTTAAGTTTATCTTTGAAGCTGTCCTGAGAGACAGTGTCAAAAGCCTTTTTTATCTTAACAGAAACAATATCCATTCTTTCATCCACCAAGCCGACCATCTCACAAAAGGACATCATTTTAGTCAAGCATAATTTCATCTTCATTATGCTGATAAGTCTCAGAGCTCTTACTGTACTTTATATCACTGGAAACAATTTCTAGGAGGATTTGTCCCATCACATTTCAAGGGACTGGTGTGAGAATTACTGGCCTGTAGTAACCTAGATCCTCCTTCTGCAAGATGAGTGAGACATTTGCTGTCTTCCTGTCCTCAGGAACCAGCCCCTCATCACCATGACTTTTCAAAAACAAAATGGAGTGGATGGATAACGAcatcaccagctcctctggcacTCTTATGCTTATTCTGTATTGGATCTCTGTCTAAATGTTCTCTAATTTGATCTTTGTTCTCTGAGCATCAAGGTTTTCTTGTTTTAATCTTCCCATGATCTCAGGGACCTAGGATTCCTGAACAGAATTGTACAAGCAAACTGAAGTCAAGAAGACACTGGTGACCTCAGACTTTTCACTACTTGTTACCTCCTATTTAATTCACTAGGGTGCCTATCTCCGTATCCCATTCAGCAGCAGGCCCACATTTTCCTAGACTTTAAGATGAATCAACCTTGAGAAGGAGGTAATCCCTAAAAGTGAGCCAGGTCTCCTTGTCCTGTCTTCCTTCTAGCACGGTCTTTTAAGAGATTCTTCAAAGCAGATCCCTGTAGAGGTCAAAGTCTGCTCTCCTGAGTCCAGGGCTGTGATCCTTTTCatcctgctcccttctccctgaaCTTCTCTACCACAGTCACTGCAGCCAAGGTTGCCCCCACCTTCATATGCCTGACCAGATCTTTGCTTTCTGGAGGATCAGGTCTTGCCTTATCAACTCCTTCATCACCTGTGTTAGGCAATTATCAAACTCCAGAAGCTTCCGGCATTGTAGTGTTATGTGCATGTCCTTTCAGCAAATACTAGGATGTTTTAAGCTTTCAGTTAGAATCAAAGGTGTCTCCCCACTATCTTAAGATGACTAAATTCTCTACTTCTCCTTGATCAGGTGATCTGCAGAAGATATTCTCAGGATGTCACTCATTTTGGTTTGCCCATTAATCCTGACCTATAAGCTCCCAGTTGGCTTATCAGCTCTCCCAGTGCAAAGCTCCATACATTTCAGCTGGTCTCTCACATAAAGTTATCCTTCATCTTGTATTCCCAGCTTCCCATCTTTCCTAAAGAGCCTGTAAACATATAAGGCAAGGCTCACCTCACTTCTACCTGAATCTCTGATACCAATAAAACCACAGCCCTGCAATTGCAGAGAGATGTCCAGTTTCCCACAACAGCTCCTCACACTATATGTATGAGTGTACAGACATCCCTAAGAGAAACACAGTTGTGCTGACATTCCAGAAAGGTTATGAGAGCTTTCCTCATTATGCTAAGCTGCATGGAGTAACTCCTCATTTAATGTGCTGATGCTTGTGATCATGCCACTTCAGTCCTGTTCTGCAAAGAAATTCTGATGATTACTAAGTCATTTTACATCATGCTGCTGACATCTGTTTACATCTGATTGCCATCCTGCTCCACCATTTCCTCCTCTGCTATCATTCCTAGTTTGATGCTCTTTAACTAGGCTGGCTAGCCCACTGGCAGCACTATTTTTGGGTAGCTCCTGCCACCTCCTAGCACACCTATCCACTCCTTCGTGACAGCTTTCCTCAATAAAGGGATCACTACCTGGGTCCCCATGCCTTACTATTACCCTCAAAGTCACACAGCCATGCTTGATACTTTCCAAGTGTCCCGTGACAGTATCATGGGTGCCCAACCTGAAAATCTGCAGCAGCAAATAGTCATAAGGCCAGAAAGCCTCAAATATCTGCCAGTAACATACCAAACCCAAGCCCCTGACAAGCAGCAGATTTCCCTTGACAGTGAGTGGAGTTGGACTGGAGCCCTAATCACTTGcatcctgctgctgcatccAGTGTCCTGGCGTTTCCACATGGCTCAACAAGCTGACCTGGCACCAGATGTTCTATTTGATGTAATTCTGTCTGAATGCTTCTGGTAAATAATTTACTATGTAGCATTTTCAAACAAAACAGATTTCATTTGCTGACACTTATCTTTCACTGCCCACAGTAACCACATTTAAGCACTAGTTATCCTTCATATGGAAAAAATGCCTTTAATTTTCAGagtattaattaaaaacaagaaCACATGCCAAGTATTTCCTACTGGAATTTGAAACATgaatcagttaaaaaaaaacatactTACAAGATTATCAATTTTCAGGGAATTCTTTATTTCTGCATGTATCCTTTGAAGCCTAGAATCCACTGAAGTTTCTGAAGATTAAAAATAATACTCATGAACATTTGTTAATCACATTCGGTTTGCTTTTACAGAAATAATTCCACAAGAATGAACCTCATACAGAAGGCAGAAGACAACAGGCAGACATCCTACATGCAGGTGCACACATAAATACAATCAGAAGAAAAGTacacagctttttaaaattgaatAAATTGTGTGGCAACCCACGCAATTTTTTCCTTAGGAGTTACAACTGAAAAGACTTTTCTATTCCAAAACACAGCTGTCACCCTCTAATTGTAGGCCAGCTTAATGAGAGgttttaataaattttaagaATTATAAAGCTGGAAGACTCTCCATGACAGAACACCTGGATATtgatggtttgttttcagtaaGCTGGTCACAATTCAAGTTACAGTCCAaatccattaaaataaaatgtcccCAGTACACATGGTTCAAAAGTGTGAAAGATGAATGGACATGGCATTCCTGAATTCAGATGCTGAATGCCTGCTTGGATTTAGTACATATTCTGAACAATAGTGCAAACAAACAGATTTCTTTAAGTCAAACCCATCTTGGATGGGTTTGGATTGCTTTTATTTGCCCTCTTGCTGCAACACTGGGTTGAGTGGAGTCCATGCCACTGGATCTGTACTATACCTCTAAGTTTCAGATTACAGACAGTGGTTTTGATTGGCCTCAAAGATAGGAGTACTGAAAAAGGAATTCCTTATCCCTATGAAGGACAGTCAGCAGGCAAGACCATAGTAATCTGAATCTAAGCCACCTACTTAGTGAGAGGTAGTATCTAAATAGTTTTGAGAGGTCCCTCAGAGTATTGTGTTATGAGAAGATACAAAGGAAAACATAATGGGAATGACTGAAGTGATTTATATCAAAGAATAAAAGCTTTTTTCTCATGTTCACAAACAGAAGAGACTGGGGTTTAAAAGATCAAATGACAGTAAAGTCAGAAAAGTAAAGACCTGTTCTACTACACTGCACTGCAGAAAGAACACTGAAGAATAAAAACTGCATTGTTTCACAAACATGAAAGAAGAATCATGGATCAAACACCTCAGACTGAGACCACACATGCCACACTCAGCAGTACATTATCTTATGGAAGAATGGAAGAAATTCCATTCAAAATATAAAATGATCAAAAATACCGGTTTAGATTCTTTCAACTAACCTCTCTTCTTCTCAATCTTCTTAACTTCTGCTTTCTTGCCTTCTTCTTTATTCTGCCTATCAAAAATGTTGAAATGTTTTTTACAATGTTGTAAAgtctgcttttttccccccagtttttgGATAAGATGCAATATCGAGGAATTATCTTTACTAAAACATTAGCATGCAAAAATCACAAATAACCAAATCCTGGTTTTGAAGGACAAACAACCTAACAAAAATTAATCAGCTGAGATACTGCTGGTAAGTCCTCCGTACTCATTTTTCTACAAGCAAattaaaggattttaaaaaaaaagtaatctcCAAActgtattttggtttttgttgcaTAGTAACATAACATATTAACTGGTGAAATGGCATTATATAGAACTAATTTatggagaaagaaaacattttaaaaaggagTAGAATTATTTACCATTACCACAGGGAATTTATGGAGAGATCAATTAACCATAATCAGTTCCTATATGACTATTCTCTCAAATAATGAATTGTAATAGTGTACATATCTTACAATTGGTCATAAATGTATcagtaatacagaaaaaaaaaattattacaagTACAGTGAAACCTCCTTAATCTTCCCCAAGTTGTATCACTGAAAATAAAGCTAAGActcaagaaaaacaacaaaaaaagtctCCATTTCAGTTATAGAATGAAGACAGGCAGAAATCTTTGAGGCAAGCTTTTGAGCTCTTTATGCAGAGAGGATCATGAACTTCTGTTTAACAATCCCTCAGTATTGTCTGACTGAGGAATTTAAAAGCCTACTTTTAGAATTTTCATATTTCAGCATATCATAACTAAATGTCCTGTGACTAGTTTTCATCTTTCTACTAATATGCATACATAAAACATGTAGGCCTGCATGTCTTCCATGTTTCTTTCATAAAGAACAGAAAACTTGTCTGCTTCAACTAGCAGCACAATTTCAACAGTACAGATAAACTTTGCATATGTACAGAATGATGTACAAAGCACCTTAACTAAATAAATACTTATGAAGTAGCTACCAGAAAATAGAAACTACAATGATGAGCAAAATAATCAAAACATGTATCAGCCTATACTAGTTTTACCAATATTGAGTTTTGTGGTATTAGTCATTAGCTGTAATTAAATTCATTATTCATTCACTACTTCTCCTTTATGTCACTGAAACAAAACTATCTACCCTCCAATGCACAAAATATGACAgctatttaaaagcaaaaatttgATTGTTATTACTAAATCAATATATGACAGTTTGATTCCCAAAATCAAATCAGCATGTGTTAAATAGTGATATATTAAAAGACACTAAGGCAATTTATTATCTCTGAAACTAGAAATGCTTAAGTTTGCCACAAGTAGGTAGAGTATTTATGTTAGGTctccagaggaagaagaggaaaaagggctgGAGCATGAGAAAATAAATACCCAAACAAACTACACTTTTATTAGTGAATGTGAAAAAGATAGGGGTTTTTTGTTACAGGTAAAGGGGACCTTTATTTTATTCCTTCCCTCCAAATTTTTACCTtgttctttgcctttcttcTGCCCTCCCACCAATGGTGGGGATGAGAACATCAAGCTCTTGTGGTGCAGCTTCTTCACCCATTTGCAGAATAGTGAATGAGTCAGATTTCCTCCTATTGTCCTACTGTCCAAGTTCCTGATGGGATCTTCTCTCTATTCTTAAGTTTGATTTGTGTAATCTTCTAAATGCAGTTTGTTCTTGGTATCATTTAACTAGCTTTGCAATACTACAGTAATTACCTTTTCCTTGTTCTGCTTGACAGCATGTGCTCCAACTGTCAGAGAAGGAAATGCTTTCCTGATAACCTATGCATTCCATACCTCATCAAAAATCTATAACCATGAATTCACAGGACCTAACAGGTCCTACcaattttttctaaaattttaaagaaaaatatatggCTGTCCTGAACAGTTTTTCACACGAACCCCTTTTGCATGGATATTCTCAAGTTAGTTCTAAAGAGAACATACCTGTACTCTGCTAGAGATTCTGTATCACTGAAAGACTGACATCACTTAATTTCTATGTTCTATTCTTCCCACAAAGGCACATTTTAGTTCAAAGAGCTTTACACCTTCCCCTCAAAAAGAAGTAAAGATAGAAAACCAAAAAGGCCAGGGGGAGATAAAAGTagaacacagagcaaaacaggTTGGAACTTTTTCAGAAGTTTCACCTCCTGTTAGATTCAAAATATTCCTACAACTTGCAGGCATTACATGCTAAAATAGACTCACGATTCAGATTCTGTCTGTTCCTCTTGCTTACGCTTTCTTTCTGTTACTTCTTTCTCATGTTGGCTTCTTACAGTGTTTCTTCTGTGAGCTGCTGGAAAGcttcttcccccttttttcttctgtgttttagGATTGGAAAGAAATGTAACATTATTATGGTTTCGGTAAGCAGATGAAACTAAGTATCTTTGAAATAACTCTGCTCCATGGAGCAGCCTGACAAACACTGGCTTTCCCTGAAGCTAAACACAATTTCATTagtcctttctccttttttcttttcaaaactaAGCACCAGAGGGCAATGCTAAGGGCAGTATTAAGCACCAgaaaaacaaagacattacAAATTGCTGGCTAGAAACAGTTTTGtaccttttaaaaatgtgatttcAAGCCACATGTTCTCCAGATGCACCCAAGGAAAACAACATCTGTCTTCCAGGGAACATaaaatcaaaaaaaccccacaagccTCTTGACATTTAAGTCTTTTGTTAAAAATACATCTTAGAAAAGATGCTTTTCTTAGAAAATACTCAAAGAATTCCTGACAGAATTATTTGAGAAAAATATACTTCTGAAAATTTTATTCTATATATCTGTACACCAGCCATGCCAGACTCCTACTGTCATTAAGATTTAACATTAACTTGGAGAAAGATCTCCAAGTGATACTACTTTCCTCTAAAATAAATTCATCAGGAAAGCAAAATTATACCTTGTCCCCTTCTTGTTCTTCTCCTTCATCTTCAGAATCAGAAGCTGATGCAGAACCCACTTTtgcaacattttttctttttggttcaccttctttctttccttcttttttatcAAATTCCTTCTTTgatttctcctcttccttctgcCCTTCCTCATCtttctttccttgctttttgggtttttcttctgttccttttttctttgtcttctccTCTTCACTAACACTAAAACAAAAATAGTATTTAGGCATCACGTCTAGTATCTACAGTGACTTCAAAGAACAACATTCTAATTCAGAAAGCTGGGTCTTTTTAACCACAGAACAGTAAAATGATGAAGTTAATTCACTTAACGACTCTCCAAAAATACTCTTTCTCTGAAAATTAAAACCCACTACCTGGGGGAGGAAGAGCCCCCAGCAAATAAATATCAGTATGGAGGGCCTAATGAAGGTAACATGAACAGAAGTGCATAGATCCTCACCCAAGAAGCTAATTCTCCATGGACTCCCCACACACAGATGGGTCTGTAGGACCCAAAGTGCATACACTGTAAACTAGATTTATAAAGTATACTTATTTAAGTTGTTCCTATTCCAAAACCAGGTATCTGCCAATTTATAGAAAACTAAACCTATGTTCAACTTTTTCTTGAGTTACTAGAAGCACTAAACTTGACATAAGAACTGTAGACAGCAAAACCAAAATTCTGATAACTAACAGTGTTGCAATTTCATCAGAAGAGATTTCTGAAACAAAAatgtacaaaaagaaaaacactattttatttttgtatgatgttgctttttttttttaataaacaccTTTCCTCTTCATTCAGTATACAATAAGGATATATAAGGAATTTTGTACAGATTGGACAAGTTAGGAAGATTAAGATTCTTCTCTCTCATGTTTCAGAAATGTCCTTCCTTGAATGTCTCTGTATTAGAAAAGTGTCTACACAAATAGTAATTTATACTGAACACTAACAGGGCAAAACCCTGTAAGGAGTAATAATTCACAAGTCTTAGCATAAGGAGCAGCACAGTTGACAATGAAAAAGCTTTATAATAAGAAAAAACTTACAAGTCACTCTCTGAAAGAGATGATGGCTTCACCAGCTTGGGTCTCCCTCTTGGTTTTGGAACTTTTGCTTCAGAAGCTAGGAGTTATACAGAAGTAACAGGTTAATCCATAGCCACCATCTGCTCCTTGTCTATGTCTCAAGATACTTACTCAACAGACATAAGCCATGCTTAAATCAAAATACATCCCCTTTGTTACTGTACAGAATTCAAATTAACTGAGTACCAAACTTAATCAAGATCTCTCTGTAAGTTAAAGTGCTGGCAGTTTTTTTAGCTGACTGGTGGATTAAAAAAACTTTGATGGTTTCTAGCCACAGGCTCTGGCTACTAATTCTTGTGCTTTTGG
Coding sequences within it:
- the PSIP1 gene encoding PC4 and SFRS1-interacting protein, which translates into the protein MSRDFKPGDLIFAKMKGYPHWPARVDEVPDGAVKPPMNKMPIFFFGTHETAFLGPKDIFPYSENKDKYGKPNKRKGFNEGLWEIDNNPKVKFSHQQPHPAINTPISETVEESSQEPAEGSEEKAGAKRKKCSVPKLSAKGDNNLPTEAEAEEKEMDTSKEDDIPSDKTNKEDVVKTNDASIPKAARRGRKRKSEKQAEAEEAATGAATTTGPVSPKVSPKRGRPAASEAKVPKPRGRPKLVKPSSLSESDFVSEEEKTKKKGTEEKPKKQGKKDEEGQKEEEKSKKEFDKKEGKKEGEPKRKNVAKVGSASASDSEDEGEEQEGDKKKKGGRSFPAAHRRNTVRSQHEKEVTERKRKQEEQTESESQNKEEGKKAEVKKIEKKRETSVDSRLQRIHAEIKNSLKIDNLDVNRCIEALDELASLQVTMQQAQKHTEMILTLKKIRKFKISQVIMEKSTMLYNKFKTMFLVGEGDSVLSQVLNKSLAEQKQHEEANKTKEQGKKGANKKTEKEKDQTGSKILNGGSEAQDTNQSQHNGESAEERKDRHEVGSKKKACGEERELEKPADDSAFENK